GTCTCTGCTCTCAGTGACTGACTCCTACAGCACAACCTCTCACTCTTGCCGCAGCCTGGGGGTCTTTGTTCTCCTTTCCCAGACACCCACATGGCTCACACTCTCATATCCTTCACATCTTTATTCAGACATCACCTTCTCAGAAAAGAATTTCTTAGCCACCTTATTTAAAATTGACACCCCATCCCCAAAACTCcatattctctttctttgctttatttttctccataacttTTGTCACCTTGTAACTTTTCATaaaatttctctctatattttactTATTGCATGTCTCCCCTTAGTATAATTTAAACTCATTAGGGGCAGAGATTTTGTCTGTTCTGTACATTGgtacatagtgggtgctcaagcAATATTTggtaaatggatgaatgaatgatttccTTTTACCTGTGTACATTAATACATTACATTACTCAATGATGGACTTAATTCTTTTGCTCTACTCTGAACACATCATTAAAGTTACAGTTTCTTTAGTAATTTCCTATCTGAAGTCAGGTGCTAGGCCTCCATGTTTTCTTAAGTTTTGTTTTGGGCCATTTATCGAAAAAGACTGTGACAATTTGCACCTTGTTGTTACTTGGCATGGTTCCACTTCTGGATTCATCCATTCCTAATTATCAGTAGGTAATACAAACTTCTGCCAACAACTATCCTCCCACTAATGCTCCTGATGTCATCACCTTGGACCAACTCAGGTTACCCATCATCTTGGTCATTCCTTGCTCTCCTGTAGCCTCAGTCTATCTCCACTACCGTGCTCCTTcgatcaatatttttaaaaagcaaacacatcTCCTAGTAGAGAATAATATTTTCCAACCCATGTTTCTTTCATATCACAATACTCTTGTATTCTCAGCCAGTCTTCTTCAAAGTGTTGTCTGTATTTatattctccatttctttatatctacATACTATTCTACCTGCTCTACTTTGGCTTTTATCCCACaaattctattaaacattttGCGAAGTCATTCATGAGCTGCTGTTACCAAACGCAATAGATACTTTTACTTCTTCACCATGCTACTTGAAACATTTCCCCCTTGTTTTTTGTCCTATTTCATAGTATCATACTCTCctggtttttcttctctttggtcACCCATCCTTAATCTAATTAGTGGGTTATCTCCTTTTGTTATCATCTTGGTGATCTCAGCCACTTCTATGGCTAGAATTATCATTAATATATTTGATGATTGCCTGAACTATATTTCTAGCTCATATATCTTTTCTAAACCTTAACTTATAATTAGATGTTCCACAGCAGTTTCCAATTCAATCGATCTACCACTAACCCACCCTTTTGATGTTCCTTTTCTCATCAAATATCTCCACCTTTCACTCAGGTTTATAGCCAGAGGCTTAATATCCTGAGTCATACCTCTTTTGCCCTCACTTCTCACATGATATTTATTTGATCTGGCTAATAGAGGTGAAAACTGAGTCTCTCGAAATATTTGAATGCCTACCAAGAAGTTAAAATTCTCTAACTTTATAGGTCTCACTACAAATAGTGATACTTTATtatctattatttcatttagagTTGGAGACATTGAGGCTCAGATAAGTTTGACGTGGTGACAGTTATCTGCAAAATAAACTGATTTAGCCAAGGCTAGATTTGGAGACCTCTGAATCCCAGTTAGGTAACTTTTCACTGCTTTAAGCTATGCATATACAAGATAGTTCAtggattagatttttttttccaggttggTGTGGCATTGCTCATCCTGTTGACACAGTCTCAGGCTTCTGATATGCTGACATGGCACAATATTCGTGCAGAATGAATGTGTTGAAGATAAGAAATGATGTGTGATATACTAAACGCTAACGTCTAGTTTTCCTTAGTATCAAGGACATGATTCTGTCCATTGCCTCTCTCAACACTTCTTTCACCTTTTCATTCCTCAAGCTATAAATAAAAGGGTTCAGAAGAGGGGTCACTACTGTAATGAGGATAGCAGCTATCTTGTCAAAATTCAGTGAATAGTTCTGATTGGGTCTCACATATACAAAGATGTTGCTCCCGTAAGCAATGGAGACGACAGTGATGTGAGAAGCGCAGGTAGAAAAAGCTTTTTCACGGCCTTGGGCAGACGGGATATGCAGAATGGTAGAAATGATGTAGGTGTAGGACCCAGTAGTGAACGCTAGGGAACTCAAGATGACAAGGGCAGATAGGAGAAAGTTCATCTTCTCAATGAGGTGAGTATCTACACAGGCCGCTTGTAGAAGAGGAGCAATGTCACAGAAAAAGTGATTGATTTCTTTGCTACAATAAGGTAGCCTTGTCACTACAATGATTGGTACCAACACAGACAGAAAGGCTCCCAGCCAGCAGCCCAGAACCAGCAGGAGGCAGGTCCTGCTGTTCATGATGATGGTGTAGCGCAGGGGGTTACAGATGGCCACGTAGCGGTCAAAGGACATCACTGCCAGGAGGATAAATTCCACTGTCCCcagaaagaagtagaaataaaCTTGGATGATGCAGCCAGCAAAAGGTatggttttcttctcttctaacaGGCAAGCTAGTAACTTTGGGACAATAGTAGTTGTGAATAAAATGTCCAAAAATGACaaattactgagaaaaaaatacattggaGTTTGAAGGCGGTTATCAGTCCATATTAGGGAGAGGATGATAATGTTTCCTGTTGCCGTTAAGGTGTAAGTCAACAGGAGAACCACAAAGAGGAGTATCCGAAGCTCCAGGAAAGCTGGGAAGGCAGTCAGGGTGAATTCGGTCACTGTGCTCCAATTTCCCATGGCTGTTACTATGTGGTGGGCATGATCTctctgaagaaacaagaaaaggaaaatcagcctagaaagtaattttataaatatctgttgaaaatTTATTGTGGGAACTGCCTTATTTTGGGAGATGACTCATGGGATATAGTCCTTCATCTGAAAGTCACTGTTGTGCAAGCTTGGGAAAGTCAAATGTCATTTAGAcacaattttttctgtaaaatgaagggataagactggattaaaaaaaacctgtcaGCTTCCttctcattaaataaaatttctcttcttttcaactTGTTAAGCTTCATTTTCCCAGCTAAAAATGTGCTAATATACACACTCATACTTTAACTAGAACTCCTTCCTATTATTCTGAAGTTTACAATCACTGAAAGTTTGGCAGTTGACCTTAGTGACCTGCCACGAGTAAGAGATAcaggttgatttatttttttctgatatttggtGATCTCCAGAGTCTCCCAattcttaaattcttttcctGGCATATATAGATCTCTGGAAACAGATCAGGGATTTCTGAAAGGAACAATGACATATGGTTCCCACTAATAACTTAGATGACACATCAAAAGGGAATAATGGGTTTCTTCTCATTAGATTATGCCCTGTGTCCAAAACCTACTTCCTGCAAGTTCTATGAAGTGTGTGATATTTACATCATATATCTGCCTGATTATTTAAGAGAACATTATACAATGTGATAAAGTCAGAGAGGTACAAATTACACACAGGGAGGTAAAGTAGAGGTAATTCAGCTTACTCAATTTACTTGATCAGTTGAAATCATAAAACCTTTGTCTAGATTTCACTTAGCTCTCTCTTCCTTAATAAATAAGTTACAGCTGATgccctcattttccttttcccaccTTCTCTTCTACCCCTTCCCCAAGATAAAAAAgctttcctttctatttcattttttatttgaaagttttcCTGTTACAAAAGTGCATTTTTCAgtgcaaagaattagaaaatgcaaatgcaaaaaagaaaattataaaatgtaatcaAACCTGTTAGAGATACAGTGACAACATTTTGgtgtacagtcatgtgttgtTTAATGACatggatatgttctgagaaacgtgttGTTAGATgatttgttgttgtgcaaacatcatagagtgcacttacacaaacctagatggtgtagcctactacacacctaggctatgtggtgctaatcttatgggaccactgtcgtatatgtggtctgttgttgactgaaacatcattgtgcagtgcatgactgtatatatatttCCAGTCCTTTTCAAATTACATACATATGTATCTAAAATAAATCATGCTAACATATTATTGTATAAccagctttttcttatttttcttttttataataatcTTTCCATGTCAATTATTAGAAATCTacacaatcattttttaaaaacagactttttgaggtataattgaaatacaaagaaatgtatatatttaaggtctACAATTTGACAAGTTTGGACATATACAAACACCCATGATACCAACATCACAACCAAGGTAACAGACACATCCAGCATCACCAAGAATTTCCTttacaaaatcatttttaaggGTCAAACAGTGTTTGATTCTATGGATGGGTCCATAATGTATTTAGCCAGTTGCTTAGTGTTGGTAATTTAGATggtaaacattttttccttataTAGATAATGATCAAATAAATATTCTTGCACAGTAGTCATCTTTGTGCAATTACCTTATTATTCCTTAGAATATGCTTACCTTCCAATAGgatatttgttctgtttctatcACAACATAATAATCCAAGAAAGAGTTAGTTTTTTTGATCACTgaggtaaaattggtatataacattatacaaGTTCCAGGTGTGCAGCAATATAATTTGACATTtgtatacactacaaagtgatcaccaccataagtccagttaccatccatcaccatataactgacctccttcacccatttcacccaccccctaactcccttcccctctggtaaccactattctgttctctgtatcgtgagtttgtttttgtttgattgttcatttttttgtttttcggattccacatataagtgaaatcatatggtatttgtctttcttcatctgacttttttcacttaatataataccctcaaggtccgtccatatTATTGCAACTGGCaagagttccttctttttttatagtggagtagtattccattgtatgtatatactacaacttctttatctattcgtccatcggtagacacttaggttgtttccatatcttggctattgtaaataatcttgcaatgaacatagggtgcatatatctttttacattagtgttttcctattctttggattaatactcagaagtggaatagctagatcatatggaagttctatttttagttttttgaggaatctccatactgttatccatagcagccacatcgatttacattcccactaacagtgtacaaggattcctttttctctatgtcctctccaacactagttatttcttgttttttttggtaatagccattctaacagatgtgaagtgatacctcattgtggttttgatttgcatttctctgataattagtaATGCCAAGCAttttttcacatgcctgttgatcatcagtatgtcttctttggaaaaatgtctattcagatcctctgcccatttttttaatcaagtaatttgttttttcgttcttgagttgtatgagttctttatatattttggatattaactccttatcaggtatataatttgcaaatatctccttcCAATCAGTagactgccttttcattttgttgatggtttccttcattgtgcagaaactttttagtttgatgaagtcccacttgtttatttttgcttttgtttcccttgcctttggagtcagatctgAAAAACGTGATGCTAACCacctatgatttcttctaggaattttatggtttcaggtcttatattcaattgtttaatccactttgagttaattttgtgtgtggtgtaagatagtggtctagtttcattcttttgcatatggctatctagttttcccaacaacatttattgaagagatatcCTTTCCctactgtatattcttggctcctctgtaGTTAATTAAATGTCCAcatatgtgtgggttttttctgggctttctgttctcttctattgattgatgtgtctgtttttatgccaatatcatactgttttgatgactatagctttgtaatatagtttgaaatcaggggaTGTGATGCCTCGAGCtatgttctttctcaggatttctttggctgtttggggtctttgtgcttccacacaaattttagaattatttgtctagttctgtgaaaaatgccattggaattttgatagggattgcattgaatctatagattgctttgggtagtatggacattttaacaaaattaattctttcaatccatgagcatgaaatgtTCTTCCGTTTaattgtgtcttcttcaatttgtttcctcagtgttttatagttttcagtgtagcaGATATTTTACctccatggttaaatttatttctaggtattttattcttttttgacgCAAttatgaatggaattgttttcttaatttttcttt
The Equus caballus isolate H_3958 breed thoroughbred chromosome 7, TB-T2T, whole genome shotgun sequence genome window above contains:
- the OR6M1 gene encoding olfactory receptor 6M1 isoform X1, translating into MGNWSTVTEFTLTAFPAFLELRILLFVVLLLTYTLTATGNIIILSLIWTDNRLQTPMYFFLSNLSFLDILFTTTIVPKLLACLLEEKKTIPFAGCIIQVYFYFFLGTVEFILLAVMSFDRYVAICNPLRYTIIMNSRTCLLLVLGCWLGAFLSVLVPIIVVTRLPYCSKEINHFFCDIAPLLQAACVDTHLIEKMNFLLSALVILSSLAFTTGSYTYIISTILHIPSAQGREKAFSTCASHITVVSIAYGSNIFVYVRPNQNYSLNFDKIAAILITVVTPLLNPFIYSLRNEKVKEVLREAMDRIMSLILRKTRR